From the genome of Hymenobacter sp. PAMC 26628, one region includes:
- the menD gene encoding 2-succinyl-5-enolpyruvyl-6-hydroxy-3-cyclohexene-1-carboxylic-acid synthase has protein sequence MNNQAVFNIAEICARHGITDVILSPGSRSAPLTLAFARHPAYRGKLRVVPDERAAAFIGLGLAQATRRPVVLVCTSGTAGLNYAPAVAEAFFQQIPLLILTADRPPEWIDQLDGQTIRQHNLYGAHAKAAFDFPADTTHPDAKWHAERIINEAINLAQAGPAGPVQVNIPLREPFYPKAGEEVVYEQDVKIIREDHANAVLLPAEILDLRQRLRAAGRVLVVAGQQAGGPGLTVALYDFAAVRRVPVVADVIANLRDVFAVHRQDIFLAGLPKEQKAALQPDLLITFGQSLISKSLKLFLRDAAPAQHWHLQATGPVADTFRSLTRIVRVQPAAFFQQLASFETKDYGPAEGSTSNLSATQYNLSWSSAEQRGETALNNFFESKRGRFQELIEVFNEFSIFQQVLGALGDGTALHLANSMAVRYANILGLPADKQIEVFANRGTSGIDGCNSTAVGGALAQPTRPVVLLTGDVAFFYDRNAFWHNYPTPNLRVVVFNNHGGGIFRMIEGPRQQPELEEFFETHQALTAENLCRDFQLRYFPVASFDELDAALPVFFAAETGAAVLEVFTDSRTNAAFFEEYREAVKAAFS, from the coding sequence ATGAACAACCAAGCCGTTTTCAACATCGCCGAAATCTGCGCCCGGCACGGCATCACCGACGTTATTCTGTCGCCGGGCTCGCGCTCAGCACCGCTCACGCTGGCCTTTGCGCGGCACCCGGCCTACCGCGGCAAGCTGCGCGTGGTGCCCGACGAGCGGGCGGCGGCATTCATCGGCCTGGGCCTGGCGCAGGCCACGCGGCGGCCGGTGGTGCTGGTGTGCACCAGCGGCACGGCCGGCCTCAACTACGCGCCCGCCGTGGCGGAGGCCTTTTTCCAGCAAATTCCGCTGCTGATTCTCACCGCCGACCGGCCCCCGGAGTGGATTGACCAACTCGACGGCCAGACCATCCGCCAGCACAACCTCTACGGGGCCCATGCCAAAGCCGCCTTCGATTTCCCGGCCGACACTACGCACCCCGACGCCAAGTGGCACGCCGAACGCATCATTAACGAGGCCATTAACCTCGCCCAGGCGGGCCCCGCCGGCCCGGTGCAGGTGAATATTCCGCTGCGCGAGCCGTTTTACCCGAAAGCGGGCGAAGAGGTGGTGTACGAGCAGGACGTGAAGATTATTCGGGAGGACCACGCCAACGCCGTGCTGCTCCCGGCCGAAATTCTGGACCTGCGCCAGCGGCTGCGCGCCGCCGGCCGCGTGCTGGTGGTGGCCGGCCAACAAGCCGGGGGGCCCGGCCTGACGGTGGCGCTCTACGATTTTGCCGCAGTGCGGCGAGTGCCGGTGGTGGCCGACGTCATCGCCAACCTGCGCGACGTGTTCGCCGTGCACCGGCAGGACATTTTCCTAGCCGGCCTGCCCAAAGAGCAAAAGGCCGCGCTGCAACCCGACCTGCTCATCACCTTCGGCCAGTCGCTGATTTCGAAGAGCTTGAAGCTATTTCTGCGCGACGCGGCCCCCGCGCAGCACTGGCACCTGCAAGCCACGGGGCCCGTGGCCGACACGTTTCGCAGCCTCACGCGCATTGTGCGGGTGCAACCAGCCGCATTTTTTCAGCAGCTGGCCTCGTTCGAAACCAAGGACTACGGCCCTGCGGAGGGTTCAACTTCCAATCTTTCCGCAACCCAATACAACCTAAGCTGGAGCTCAGCAGAACAACGCGGGGAAACGGCACTAAATAATTTCTTCGAAAGCAAGCGGGGTCGTTTTCAAGAGCTTATAGAAGTATTCAACGAATTTTCAATCTTCCAGCAAGTACTTGGGGCCCTGGGCGACGGCACCGCCCTGCACCTGGCCAATAGCATGGCCGTGCGCTACGCCAACATCCTGGGCCTGCCGGCGGATAAGCAAATTGAGGTGTTCGCCAACCGCGGCACCAGCGGCATCGACGGCTGCAACAGCACCGCCGTGGGCGGGGCCCTGGCACAGCCCACGCGGCCGGTGGTACTGCTGACCGGCGACGTGGCGTTTTTCTACGACCGCAACGCCTTCTGGCACAACTACCCCACGCCCAATTTGCGGGTGGTGGTGTTCAACAACCACGGCGGCGGCATTTTCCGCATGATTGAGGGGCCCCGGCAGCAGCCGGAACTGGAAGAGTTTTTTGAAACCCACCAAGCCCTGACGGCGGAGAACCTGTGCCGCGATTTTCAGCTGCGCTATTTCCCGGTGGCCTCCTTTGATGAACTAGATGCCGCGCTGCCGGTTTTCTTTGCGGCCGAAACCGGGGCGGCGGTGCTGGAAGTTTTCACCGATAGCAGAACCAACGCCGCCTTTTTTGAAGAATACCGGGAAGCGGTCAAAGCTGCTTTTTCTTAA
- a CDS encoding pyruvate dehydrogenase complex dihydrolipoamide acetyltransferase — protein sequence MAEIIKMPKMSDTMTEGVIAAWLKKVGDNVKSGDILAEVETDKATMELENYDDGTLLYIGPKEGEAVAVDGILAIVGKPGEDFSALLNGGGAPTAPKAEAPKPAPAPAAEAPKPAAPVAPAAPANGKKATVVLMPKMSDTMTEGTIAAWLKKVGDKVKAGDILAEVETDKATMELENYEDGTLLYTGPKAGEAVAVDGILAIIGEEGADIQSLLGGQSGGAAPAPAGAPAPAAAAEEPAAPTGRILASPLAKSIAKEKGINLAQVKGSGDNGRIVQRDVEAFTPSQAAAPTTAPATAPNEYIAAAVPVAAPAAPVPKAAPAPAAAEGTYTDTPVSQMRKVIAKRLSESLFTAPHFYLTMEILMDKAMEVRTQLNTLSPVKLSFNDLVLKASAVALRQHPVVNSSWLGDKIRQNKVINIGVAVAVDEGLLVPVIRNADGKGLSQIATEVKELAGKAKSKKLQPAEWEGSTFTISNLGMFGIDEFTAIINPPDACILAVGGIKQTAVVKDGQLAIGNLMKVTLSCDHRVVDGATGAAFLQTLKALLEDPMRMLI from the coding sequence ATGGCCGAAATCATAAAAATGCCTAAAATGAGCGACACGATGACCGAAGGTGTCATCGCGGCCTGGCTCAAAAAAGTGGGCGACAACGTTAAGTCCGGCGATATCCTGGCCGAAGTCGAAACCGACAAGGCCACCATGGAGCTGGAAAACTACGACGACGGCACCTTACTCTACATCGGTCCGAAAGAAGGTGAAGCCGTGGCCGTAGACGGTATTTTGGCCATTGTGGGCAAGCCGGGTGAGGATTTTTCAGCACTGCTAAACGGCGGCGGGGCCCCCACCGCCCCCAAGGCCGAGGCCCCCAAGCCTGCCCCGGCCCCCGCTGCCGAGGCTCCCAAACCTGCGGCTCCCGTGGCTCCGGCCGCGCCCGCCAACGGCAAGAAAGCCACCGTGGTGCTCATGCCCAAGATGAGCGACACGATGACCGAAGGCACTATTGCTGCCTGGCTGAAAAAGGTGGGTGATAAGGTGAAAGCCGGCGACATCCTGGCCGAAGTCGAGACCGACAAAGCCACCATGGAGCTGGAAAACTACGAGGACGGCACCCTGCTCTACACGGGTCCCAAGGCTGGCGAAGCCGTGGCCGTGGATGGCATTCTGGCCATCATCGGCGAGGAAGGCGCCGACATCCAGTCGCTGCTGGGCGGCCAGAGCGGCGGCGCTGCCCCGGCCCCCGCTGGGGCCCCAGCGCCGGCTGCCGCAGCCGAAGAGCCCGCTGCGCCCACCGGCCGCATCCTGGCCTCGCCGCTGGCCAAGAGCATCGCCAAAGAAAAAGGCATCAACCTGGCCCAGGTGAAGGGCAGCGGCGACAATGGCCGCATTGTGCAGCGCGACGTGGAAGCCTTCACGCCCAGCCAGGCTGCTGCACCGACCACCGCGCCCGCTACGGCTCCCAACGAATACATTGCCGCCGCCGTGCCCGTGGCCGCGCCCGCTGCGCCCGTCCCGAAAGCCGCGCCGGCCCCCGCCGCGGCCGAAGGCACCTACACCGATACACCGGTGTCGCAGATGCGCAAGGTGATTGCCAAGCGCCTGTCGGAAAGCTTGTTCACGGCCCCGCATTTCTATCTCACGATGGAAATCCTGATGGACAAGGCCATGGAGGTGCGCACCCAGCTCAACACGCTTTCGCCGGTGAAGCTGAGCTTCAACGACCTGGTGCTCAAGGCGTCGGCCGTGGCCCTGCGTCAGCACCCGGTGGTCAACTCGTCGTGGCTCGGCGACAAGATTCGCCAGAACAAGGTCATCAACATTGGTGTGGCCGTGGCCGTGGACGAAGGGCTACTGGTGCCCGTCATCCGCAACGCCGACGGCAAGGGCCTCTCGCAGATTGCGACCGAAGTGAAGGAGCTAGCCGGCAAAGCCAAGAGTAAGAAGCTCCAGCCCGCCGAGTGGGAAGGTAGCACCTTCACCATCAGCAACCTGGGCATGTTCGGCATCGACGAGTTCACGGCCATCATCAACCCGCCGGATGCCTGCATCCTGGCCGTGGGCGGCATCAAGCAAACCGCTGTGGTGAAGGATGGCCAGCTGGCCATCGGCAACCTCATGAAGGTGACGCTGAGCTGTGACCACCGCGTGGTGGACGGCGCCACCGGCGCGGCTTTCCTGCAAACGCTAAAGGCGTTGCTGGAAGACCCCATGCGGATGCTGATTTGA
- a CDS encoding histidine phosphatase family protein: MRPRTIFLLRHGQTDFNVQNIVQGSGIDSDLNDAGRRQAAQFFAAYGHVPFDKVYTSALRRTRQSVQGFLDLGLPHEAHTALNEISWGRREGSRITVAEDAEYRATLTAWAAGDASARLEGGESPAEVAARQRPFIELLKARADEETVLVCLHGRALRVLLCQLLHYPLSCMDGFEHSNLCLYKLEYTGTVFTVKNFLDTAHLQS, encoded by the coding sequence GTGAGGCCCCGGACCATCTTCCTGCTGCGCCACGGCCAGACCGATTTTAACGTGCAAAACATTGTGCAGGGCAGCGGCATCGATTCTGACCTCAACGACGCGGGCCGCCGCCAGGCCGCGCAGTTTTTTGCCGCCTACGGCCACGTGCCGTTTGATAAAGTGTACACCTCGGCGCTGCGCCGCACCCGGCAGTCGGTGCAAGGCTTCCTCGACCTGGGCCTGCCGCACGAGGCGCACACGGCCCTGAACGAGATTAGCTGGGGCCGCCGCGAGGGCAGCCGCATCACCGTGGCCGAGGATGCCGAGTACCGCGCCACGCTAACCGCCTGGGCCGCTGGCGACGCCAGCGCCCGCCTCGAAGGCGGCGAGAGCCCCGCCGAAGTGGCCGCCCGCCAGCGCCCGTTCATCGAGCTTCTGAAGGCCCGCGCCGACGAAGAAACCGTGCTCGTGTGCCTGCACGGCCGGGCCCTGCGCGTGCTGCTCTGCCAGCTGCTGCACTACCCCCTCAGCTGCATGGATGGTTTCGAGCACAGCAACTTGTGTTTGTACAAGCTCGAGTATACGGGCACGGTGTTCACGGTGAAAAATTTTCTTGACACCGCCCATTTGCAAAGCTGA
- a CDS encoding chorismate-binding protein, with translation MINPSIPLPEPRVLPWPPAAAGLGALARLRHLVAGALRTGRPLAVWREPGAGRPQLLVSRSLEAAYTGLPPALDAGAPAGFAFFPFRDSDHNPAFFLPADVRFDAARPDALLVAPAARALLPNIAAWLALPTPAELAWHHSPQPAPAAATEAEYMQLVSRGVAAIKEKAVLKVVSSRAARRPLPAGFDPLAAFDKLSAKYPQAFVSLVSVPGAGTWLGATPEVLAEVTADGRFRTVALAATQPVTEAASPRTAIWRQKEIEEQALVARYIVNCFKQLRLREYQETGPRTVVAGQLLHLRTDFEVDLNAVPFPNLGTDMLRLLHPTSAVGGMPKLAALAFLRQHEGYDRAYYSGFLGPVNVAAPGVARLFVNLRCLQVRAHEAILYAGTGLTADSDPEREWQETEMKLQTVATVLI, from the coding sequence TTGATTAACCCTTCCATACCGCTCCCCGAACCGCGCGTGCTGCCGTGGCCGCCCGCCGCGGCGGGCCTGGGGGCCCTGGCCCGGCTGCGCCACCTCGTGGCGGGGGCCCTGCGCACGGGCCGCCCGCTGGCCGTGTGGCGCGAGCCCGGCGCCGGCCGGCCGCAGCTACTGGTGAGCCGCTCGCTCGAAGCCGCCTACACCGGCCTGCCGCCCGCCCTCGACGCGGGGGCCCCGGCGGGCTTCGCGTTCTTTCCTTTCCGCGACTCCGACCACAACCCAGCCTTTTTCCTGCCCGCTGATGTGCGCTTCGACGCCGCCCGGCCCGACGCCCTCCTCGTGGCGCCCGCCGCTCGCGCGCTGCTGCCCAACATCGCGGCGTGGCTGGCATTGCCCACGCCGGCCGAGCTGGCTTGGCACCACAGCCCGCAGCCCGCCCCAGCCGCCGCCACCGAGGCCGAGTATATGCAGTTGGTGAGCCGCGGCGTAGCGGCCATTAAGGAAAAAGCCGTGCTGAAGGTGGTTAGCTCGCGGGCGGCGCGGCGGCCGCTGCCGGCCGGGTTCGACCCGCTCGCGGCGTTCGACAAGCTCAGCGCGAAGTACCCGCAGGCGTTCGTGTCGCTGGTGAGCGTGCCGGGCGCGGGCACCTGGCTGGGGGCCACGCCTGAGGTGCTGGCTGAGGTCACGGCCGACGGCCGCTTCCGCACCGTGGCGCTGGCCGCCACCCAGCCCGTGACGGAGGCCGCCTCGCCCCGAACAGCCATTTGGCGGCAGAAGGAAATTGAGGAGCAGGCGCTGGTGGCGCGCTACATCGTGAACTGCTTCAAGCAGTTGCGCCTGCGCGAATACCAGGAAACGGGGCCCCGCACCGTGGTGGCGGGCCAGCTGCTGCACCTGCGCACCGACTTCGAGGTGGACCTGAACGCCGTGCCCTTCCCCAACCTGGGCACCGACATGCTGCGCCTGCTGCACCCCACCTCGGCCGTGGGCGGCATGCCCAAGCTGGCCGCGCTGGCGTTTTTGCGCCAGCACGAGGGCTACGACCGTGCCTACTACAGCGGCTTTTTGGGCCCCGTGAACGTGGCCGCGCCCGGCGTGGCCCGCCTCTTCGTGAACCTGCGCTGCCTGCAAGTGCGCGCCCACGAGGCCATCCTCTACGCCGGCACCGGCCTGACGGCGGACTCGGACCCGGAACGCGAGTGGCAGGAAACTGAGATGAAATTGCAAACCGTAGCCACGGTGCTCATTTAA
- a CDS encoding TonB-dependent receptor, translated as MNKKLLIVPFVLASSAAWAQSRTLSGQVLDAAGAPVIGATVVEKGTNNGISTDATGRFVLRARTAQPRLQISALGYTSQEVGTEGPVAVRLATSSTALEGVQVVGTRSLNRSVTDSPSPVDIIDVRQVTAKTGQLDVNQLLQFVAPSFNSNRQTGADGADHVDPASLRGLGPDQTLVLVNGKRWHQSALVNLFGSRGRGNTGTDLNTIPAASIERIEILRDGASAQYGSDAIAGVINIVLKTSTKELTANANYGAYTAKYRFDDKTFDGGNFNANANYGVAVGQGGFVNATVDYNQREHTQRANVPAPDGIQRREYGDPKATNTSVYLNSKLPLSEKVYAYVFGGFNVRKGDAYAYTRFPTIGTDSLGNDIPNPRSNATLYPNGFDPIITSSIFDGHGVAGVRGAFGGWDVDLSNGFGSNNFHYGVRNTLNATLGAQSPTTFDAGGFQLQQNVVDLNMSRNYKTVLQGLNLAFGSEYRREWYQIFAGEEGSYRNYAPASNRPGGSQGFPGFQPRNELKASRSNIGVYADAELDVTKALLVEGAVRFENYSDFGSNFTGKLATRLKLSDAFSLRGTLSTGFRAPSLAQINFNTVFTNVVGGKAIDVLIDRNSGPVTRAVGIPPLTRELSRSASVGFTGRAGSILTFTVDGYYIHIQDRIVLTGAFGNDDNIIGPTLTALNVGQAQFFANAASTSTFGLDAVVANTLGVGSGRLTTTLAANFNRLNVTSVQATPLLAGKEDIFFGPREQAFVKASAPPYKINLTFDYSLGRFGALVRFVEFGGVSLIDYNGNLNRYDPRLTTDVALSYALTNQLRLSVGSSNLFNKYPNFFNPQATETGGAWDPVQMGSNGRFLFAKLQARF; from the coding sequence ATGAATAAAAAGCTACTAATTGTACCGTTCGTTTTGGCCAGCAGCGCCGCCTGGGCGCAGAGCCGCACCTTGTCGGGCCAGGTCCTGGACGCGGCAGGAGCCCCGGTCATTGGGGCCACGGTGGTGGAAAAAGGCACCAACAACGGCATCAGCACCGATGCCACGGGCCGCTTTGTGCTGCGCGCGCGCACGGCCCAGCCGCGGCTGCAAATCAGCGCCCTGGGCTACACCAGCCAGGAAGTGGGCACCGAGGGCCCCGTGGCGGTGCGCCTGGCCACCAGCAGCACCGCTCTCGAAGGCGTGCAGGTGGTGGGCACGCGCAGCCTCAACCGCTCGGTGACGGACTCGCCCTCGCCGGTCGACATCATCGACGTGCGGCAGGTGACGGCCAAAACTGGCCAGCTCGACGTGAACCAGCTGCTGCAATTCGTGGCCCCGTCCTTCAACTCGAACCGCCAGACCGGGGCCGACGGCGCCGACCACGTGGACCCTGCCAGCCTGCGCGGCCTGGGCCCCGACCAAACCCTGGTGCTGGTGAACGGCAAGCGCTGGCACCAGTCGGCGCTCGTGAACCTGTTCGGCTCGCGCGGCCGCGGCAACACGGGCACCGACCTGAACACGATTCCGGCCGCCAGCATCGAGCGCATCGAGATTTTGCGCGACGGGGCCTCGGCCCAGTACGGCTCCGACGCCATTGCGGGCGTCATCAACATCGTGCTGAAAACCAGCACCAAGGAGCTGACGGCTAACGCCAACTACGGGGCCTACACCGCCAAGTACCGCTTCGACGATAAGACCTTCGACGGCGGCAACTTCAATGCCAACGCCAATTACGGCGTGGCCGTGGGCCAGGGCGGCTTTGTGAACGCCACCGTTGACTATAACCAGCGCGAGCATACCCAGCGCGCCAATGTGCCGGCCCCCGACGGCATCCAGCGCCGCGAGTACGGCGACCCGAAGGCGACCAACACCTCTGTGTACCTCAACAGCAAGCTGCCTCTGAGCGAGAAAGTGTACGCCTACGTGTTCGGCGGCTTCAACGTGCGCAAGGGCGACGCTTACGCTTACACCCGCTTCCCGACCATCGGCACCGACAGCCTGGGCAACGACATTCCGAATCCGCGCAGCAACGCCACGCTCTACCCCAACGGCTTCGACCCCATCATCACGAGCAGCATTTTCGACGGGCACGGGGTAGCCGGCGTGCGCGGCGCTTTCGGCGGCTGGGACGTGGATTTGAGCAACGGCTTCGGCTCGAATAACTTCCACTATGGGGTGCGCAACACCTTGAACGCCACACTGGGGGCCCAGTCGCCGACGACCTTCGACGCGGGCGGCTTTCAACTCCAGCAGAACGTGGTGGACCTTAACATGAGCCGCAACTACAAAACCGTGTTGCAGGGCCTAAACCTGGCCTTTGGTAGCGAGTACCGCCGCGAGTGGTACCAGATTTTCGCAGGCGAAGAAGGCTCGTACCGCAACTACGCCCCAGCATCGAACCGGCCAGGTGGGTCCCAGGGCTTCCCCGGCTTCCAGCCGCGCAATGAGCTGAAGGCCAGCCGCAGCAACATCGGCGTGTACGCCGATGCTGAGCTGGACGTGACCAAGGCCCTGCTGGTGGAAGGCGCGGTGCGCTTCGAGAACTACAGCGACTTTGGCAGCAACTTCACCGGCAAGCTGGCCACGCGCCTCAAGCTGAGCGACGCCTTCTCACTGCGCGGCACGCTGAGCACGGGCTTCCGGGCCCCGTCGCTGGCCCAGATTAACTTCAATACTGTATTTACCAATGTAGTAGGCGGAAAAGCGATTGACGTACTCATCGACCGTAACAGCGGCCCCGTGACGCGGGCCGTGGGCATTCCGCCGCTCACGCGCGAGTTGTCGCGCTCGGCCAGCGTGGGCTTTACGGGCCGCGCTGGTTCCATTCTAACCTTCACTGTGGACGGCTATTACATTCACATTCAAGACCGTATCGTGCTCACCGGGGCCTTTGGGAACGACGACAACATAATCGGGCCCACCCTCACGGCCCTGAACGTGGGCCAGGCCCAGTTCTTCGCCAACGCGGCCTCCACCAGCACGTTCGGCCTCGACGCCGTGGTGGCCAACACCCTGGGCGTGGGCAGCGGCCGCCTCACCACCACGCTGGCCGCCAACTTCAACCGCCTCAACGTCACGAGTGTGCAAGCCACGCCGCTGCTGGCCGGCAAGGAAGATATTTTCTTCGGGCCCCGCGAGCAGGCGTTTGTGAAAGCCTCGGCGCCGCCCTACAAAATCAACCTCACCTTCGACTACAGCCTCGGCCGCTTCGGGGCCCTGGTGCGGTTCGTGGAGTTTGGCGGCGTGTCGCTCATCGACTACAACGGCAACCTGAACCGCTACGACCCGCGCCTGACCACCGACGTGGCCCTCAGCTATGCCCTCACCAACCAGCTGCGCCTCTCAGTGGGCAGTTCGAACCTGTTCAATAAGTACCCCAACTTCTTCAACCCCCAGGCCACCGAAACCGGCGGCGCCTGGGACCCTGTGCAAATGGGCTCGAACGGCCGCTTCCTTTTTGCCAAGCTCCAGGCCCGGTTCTAG
- a CDS encoding hotdog fold thioesterase yields MNSLTIVYEKLPVKMTLDEVKAWTATRPTLADALGIELTALTNDYIEGRMPVDGRTHQPLGLLHGGASVALAETLGSVGAASRVDPTKQACVGLEINANHLKGVRDGWVRGRATPVHVGRSTQVWEIRITHEETGALVCISRITMAVIDLPR; encoded by the coding sequence ATGAACAGCCTAACCATTGTCTACGAGAAACTACCCGTTAAAATGACCCTCGACGAAGTAAAGGCCTGGACGGCCACCCGCCCCACCCTGGCCGACGCCCTCGGCATCGAGCTAACTGCCCTTACCAACGACTACATTGAGGGCCGCATGCCCGTCGACGGCCGCACCCACCAGCCCCTGGGCCTGCTGCACGGCGGGGCCTCGGTGGCGCTGGCCGAAACGCTGGGCAGCGTAGGGGCCGCCAGCCGCGTCGACCCCACCAAGCAAGCCTGCGTGGGCCTGGAAATCAACGCCAACCACCTCAAGGGCGTGCGCGACGGCTGGGTGCGCGGCCGGGCCACGCCGGTGCACGTGGGCCGCAGCACGCAGGTGTGGGAAATCCGCATCACCCACGAAGAAACGGGGGCCCTGGTCTGCATCAGCCGCATCACGATGGCCGTGATTGACCTGCCCCGCTAG